The nucleotide window CCGTTGCGAAATATCCCTCAGGAGCAGGCGGAAGACCAGCACCAGGCTGAAGACGTAGAGAATCGTCTCCATGCCGCTCGTGGCCCAAAAAACCAGGGGCATGTAGGCGAGCGTCAGCCCCGCGACGGCCCAGACGGTCGCCGGATTGAGCTTGGGGTGGAAGAGCCCGATTATCCGCGCAATTTGCCAGACAACGCCCAGGAGTAATATGAAACCGAGCACCTTGGCCCAGATTAGGGCGTCGACGCCGAGCCAGTAGGCCGGGGTGATAAGCCCCACCCACAGCAGGCTGGACCAGGCGTTGGTGGGAACCTCGCCCGGCGTCATGTTCGGCAGTTGACCGCCGGCCAGCTGGCGGGCCCCGTTCAGGTAGATGTATGCGTCGTCGGGTGTATAGCCGGACACGTCCCAGACGATGAAGGCACACAGGATGAGCTCGAGAGCGATCAGGCCCCAAGTGAGATACCGGGTTCCACGCGTCCGGTCCGCTAATTTGGTATCAATACCGGCCATCGTCACCCTCACGGGTCATCCGTGAAAATCTCGTCCGTTCCCGGCAAGGCGCGAGCTTTCGTATCACCGGCGGAGCCGACCGGCCATCGGGCATCCCCAGGCTCCCGGGTACAAAAACCCGCTCAACTAGCGAGGGATATATCTTACCACGCCGGAACCTCTCCCGGGTGAATCGGAACGGACCGCGATGGAGACGGCGTAAAAAAAAGGGCGACCTAAAGCCGCCCTCATGCCAGAACCTCGATCAGCGGAAGGTGGCCTTTATCGCCCCGAAAGTCGTCTCTTGGATATCCGAAGAACCGCTGTCGGAAACCGTTATCATGTCGAGCCACACATCGGCGGCCCTGTCGGCGACGATGCGCCACGCGAACTGCACGTCGTGCCCGTACCAGTACGGGCCGATTTCGACCTCGGTCTCGTTCCAGACCCAGTTATCGAACGGCCCGAACTCCTCCTCGTTCCAGAGCTCAACCCACTCGCCCGGTCCGCCGGCCTCGCGGATCTCCAAGCTGTAATCCCCGTTGTTGTGGGGGGAGACGAACCAGGTGTAGCTGGTGGCCCAGTGGAAGTTCACGGTGACGTCCGAGGTGAGGCAGATGGGCGGCGAAATCAACCGCTCATCCTGATCCTCCCCCTTCTCGCAGAGTACGCCGAAGGGGCCGGTGAAGAAGTGCTGGGAGGTGATCATCCAGCGCTGGCCAATCTCACCTGGATCTAAAGTCCATCCGTCGAGGTTCCCGGAGGTAAAATCCTCGAAGAAGAGGACATCGGCCGAGGCGAAAGTAGCGAAGACGACTAATATGAACAAAATGTGTCGGTACATGATCATCCCTTTCCTGTGGAATTTACATTACTAATATAGCCCAAGAAATGCGGTTCGGCAAGGAGAGACGATAAAAAAGGCGCGACTTGTACCGCTCATTTCGCTGTGCTATCTTCTCTTTACCGACGCAAAAAAAACCGAGGACGGAACATGCCGCGCGAACTGCACGCCCCCACCGGAACCCGGCTCAGCTGCAAGGGCTGGCACCAGGAGGCCGCCTACCGGATGCTCCAGAACAACCTGGACCCGGACGTGGCCGAGGACCCGGCCAACCTGATCGTCTACGGCGGCTCGGGCAAGGCGGCGCGGAACTGGGACTGCCTGGAAGCGATACTGAAAACCCTGCGCGACCTGGGGAACGACGAGACGCTCCTCGTCCAGTCGGGCAAGCCGGTGGGCGTCTTCACCACCCACGAGGAGGCCCCCCGGGTGCTTCTGGCCAACTCGAACCTCGTGCCCCGGTGGGCGACGTGGGAACACTTCTACGAGTTGGAGGCCAAGTGCCACATCATGTAAGGCCAGATGACCGCCGGCTCATGGATATATATCGGCACGCAGTGCATCCGCGGGATAACGCCGGACGTTCTCACCGACCAGACCTCGGCCCACGACGAGCTCTCGGGCTACGTACCGAACGGGATGCCGCTCGCGGATGCCCTGGCCCTCAGGAAGAAAGACCCGGCGGAGTACAAGCGGCGCTCGTTGGAGGCCATGGTCGTCCACATGAACGCCATGCTGGCGATGCAAAAAGCGGGCGCGGCGGCCTTCGATTACGGCAACAACATCCGCGGCCAGACGGTGGACCGGGGCGCGCCCGAGGCCTTCTCCATCGTCGGCTTCGTCCCGCTCTACATCCGACCGCTCTTCTGCGACGGCAAGGGCCCCTTCCGCTGGGCGGCGCTCTCCGGCGACCCCGCCGACATCCACGCCACCGACGAGGCGGTCCTGCGCCTCTTCCCGGAGGACGAGGCCCTGGCCCGCTGGATTAAGAAGGCTCGGGAAAAGGTCCGGTTCCAGGGGCTGCCCTGCCGCATCTGCTGGCTGGGGTACGGCGAACGGGAAAAATTCGGCCTGGAGATAAACCGCATGGTGCGCACGGGCGAGATCAAGGCCCCCGTCGTCATCGGACGCGACCACCTGGACTGCGGCTCCGTGGCCAGCCCCAACCGCGAGACCGAGGGCATGGCCGACGGCTCCGACGCGGTGAGCGACTGGGCCTTCCTGAACGCCATGCTCAACGCCGTGGGCGGGGCGAGCTGGGTCAGCGTCCACCACGGCGGCGGGGTGGGCATGGGCTACTCCCAGCACGCCGGCATGGTCATCGTCGCCGACGGTACGCCGGGAATGGATAAACGGCTCAGCCGCGTGCTGACGACGGACCCCGGATTAGGGATAGTCCGCCACGCCGACGCCGGCTACCCGCGGGCCATCGAAAACGCGAAAAAATTCGGCATCAAGATGCCGATGCTGGGCGACTGACATGGGGATAACCCGAGACATGCCCGTGGAGCGGCTTCTGGAAGAGCGCCCGGCGGCCGCCGACTGGCTTCTAGCGCGGGGAATCGTCTGCATGCGCTGCGGCGAGCCCTTCTGGGGCACCCTGGCCGAGCTTCTGTGCAACA belongs to bacterium and includes:
- a CDS encoding DUF1858 domain-containing protein, with the protein product MGITRDMPVERLLEERPAAADWLLARGIVCMRCGEPFWGTLAELLCNRENSAADVKKIVADLNAFLKKGE